From the Micromonospora lupini genome, one window contains:
- a CDS encoding siderophore-interacting protein — MSTSTVEPVALQYRFFAAHVVRARQVGASLIRVTFGGAELVDFAGGGRDQSVSLFLPHPGQDTPVVPVERGEDWFGAWRALPSDVRAVMRSYTIREHRPEAGEVDIDFVGHGGTGPASRWASLAGFGDRVLLLGPAVYDNRSVCFRPPDDTDLVVLVADETALPATAGILAWLPAGARVRAWIEVPDAADITELPTEAAAEIRWIVRGSTPPGSDLLVSALRAARLPADKPYAWIAGESGVVRALRRHLVGERGIDRRRVTFAGYWRRGLSEEDLRAEALAGATA; from the coding sequence ATGAGCACGAGCACCGTCGAACCCGTCGCCCTCCAGTACCGCTTCTTCGCCGCGCACGTCGTACGGGCCCGCCAGGTCGGCGCCTCGCTGATCCGGGTCACCTTCGGTGGCGCGGAGCTTGTCGACTTCGCCGGCGGCGGCCGGGACCAGAGTGTCTCGCTGTTCCTGCCGCACCCCGGGCAGGACACCCCTGTCGTCCCTGTCGAGCGGGGCGAGGACTGGTTCGGCGCCTGGCGGGCCCTCCCGTCGGACGTCCGCGCGGTCATGCGCTCGTACACGATCCGGGAGCACCGCCCGGAGGCCGGCGAGGTGGACATCGACTTCGTCGGCCACGGCGGCACCGGTCCCGCCTCGCGCTGGGCCAGCCTGGCGGGGTTCGGCGACCGGGTGCTGCTGCTCGGCCCTGCGGTGTACGACAATCGCAGCGTCTGCTTCCGCCCGCCGGACGACACCGACCTCGTGGTGCTGGTCGCCGACGAGACCGCGCTGCCGGCCACCGCCGGCATCCTGGCCTGGCTGCCCGCCGGAGCCCGGGTCCGCGCCTGGATCGAGGTCCCGGACGCCGCGGACATCACCGAGCTGCCCACCGAGGCCGCCGCGGAGATCCGCTGGATCGTGCGGGGCAGCACCCCGCCCGGGAGTGACCTGCTGGTCAGCGCGCTGCGCGCCGCCCGCCTGCCCGCCGACAAGCCGTACGCCTGGATCGCCGGCGAGTCCGGCGTGGTGCGGGCGCTGCGCCGGCACCTGGTCGGCGAGCGCGGCATCGACCGCCGCCGGGTGACCTTCGCCGGCTACTGGCGGCGCGGGCTCTCCGAGGAGGACCTGCGCGCCGAGGCGCTGGCCGGCGCCACCGCCTGA
- a CDS encoding ABC transporter substrate-binding protein encodes MPDALSARRLSRRGLLAAGGAATLAALLAGCGKDDAAKPAGSGNASGPWSFTDDRNKKIEAATRPARVVAFTGVAAALVDFGLDKQLVGVFGETKRADGTADPQAGALNVEAVEILGNVWGEFSLEKYAALRPELLVTHMYDPDALWYVPDESKDKILPLAPSVAITTARVPMTKPIERYAALAESLGADLSAKKVTDAKARFDAAADAVRQAVKANPGIKVMACSGSPDLFYVSNPKVSTDLMYFAELGVDIVVPTKLEAGDYFEALSWENAGKFPADLILLDNRSTALQPKDLAAKPTWQQLPAVKANQVTPWDAVPRFSYAGSAPLLENLATAIRNAKKVS; translated from the coding sequence ATGCCCGATGCACTGTCCGCCCGTCGCCTCTCTCGTCGTGGCCTGCTGGCCGCCGGCGGCGCCGCCACGCTGGCCGCGCTCCTCGCCGGCTGCGGCAAGGACGATGCGGCCAAGCCCGCTGGCAGTGGTAACGCCAGTGGCCCCTGGTCGTTCACCGACGACCGCAACAAGAAGATCGAGGCGGCGACCCGTCCGGCGCGCGTGGTGGCCTTCACCGGAGTGGCGGCAGCACTGGTCGATTTCGGTCTCGACAAGCAGCTCGTCGGCGTGTTCGGCGAGACCAAGCGCGCCGACGGTACGGCCGACCCGCAGGCCGGTGCCCTGAACGTCGAGGCCGTCGAGATCCTCGGCAACGTGTGGGGTGAGTTCAGCCTGGAGAAGTACGCGGCCCTGCGCCCCGAGCTGCTGGTCACCCACATGTACGACCCGGACGCCCTCTGGTACGTGCCGGACGAGAGCAAGGACAAGATCCTGCCGCTCGCGCCAAGCGTGGCGATCACCACGGCCCGGGTGCCGATGACCAAGCCCATCGAGCGGTACGCCGCGCTGGCCGAGTCGCTCGGCGCCGACCTCTCCGCCAAGAAGGTCACCGACGCGAAGGCGCGCTTCGACGCCGCCGCGGACGCCGTCCGGCAGGCGGTCAAGGCCAACCCCGGCATCAAGGTGATGGCCTGCTCCGGCAGCCCCGACCTGTTCTACGTCTCCAACCCGAAGGTCAGCACCGACCTCATGTACTTCGCCGAGCTGGGCGTCGACATCGTGGTGCCCACCAAGCTCGAGGCCGGCGACTACTTCGAGGCGCTCAGCTGGGAGAACGCCGGCAAGTTCCCCGCCGACCTGATCCTGTTGGACAACCGCAGCACCGCCCTGCAGCCCAAGGACCTCGCCGCCAAGCCGACCTGGCAGCAACTGCCGGCGGTCAAGGCCAACCAGGTGACGCCGTGGGACGCGGTGCCCCGCTTCTCGTACGCCGGCTCCGCGCCGTTGCTGGAGAACCTCGCGACCGCCATCCGGAACGCGAAGAAGGTCAGCTGA
- a CDS encoding FecCD family ABC transporter permease: MSTAVRRVATLPEPTLDATPTVTTSAPTVPDLSTAPPPKRRLAARAVGLLGAVALLVVILVLSIAVGAKSLPLADVWSGLLHHDAGEYAVVHRMRLPRTLLGLLAGTALGVAGAVMQALTRNPLADPGLLGINAGASAAVAVAATFLGVTAIGGYVWFALLGAALVTALVYAVGGGRGATPARLALAGAALNATLYSFVSAVMLLDTASLDRLRFWTVGSLASADSATVTRVAPFILVGLLVALAAARPLNALALGDDAARALGARPALIRGAVIVAVTLLCGAATAACGPIVFVGLLVPHLVRALTGPDLRWLLPYCAVLAPALLLGADVLGRVLGRPGELQVGMVTAVLGGPLFLWLVSRGRVAHP; this comes from the coding sequence TTGTCAACAGCGGTTCGCCGTGTCGCCACACTCCCGGAGCCCACACTGGACGCCACACCCACCGTCACCACCTCGGCACCTACCGTGCCGGACCTGTCGACGGCCCCTCCCCCGAAGCGACGCCTGGCGGCCCGTGCCGTCGGCCTGCTCGGCGCCGTGGCGCTGCTCGTCGTGATCCTGGTGCTCAGCATCGCGGTCGGCGCGAAGTCGTTGCCGCTCGCCGACGTCTGGTCCGGGTTGCTGCACCACGACGCAGGGGAGTACGCGGTGGTGCACCGGATGCGCCTCCCCCGCACCCTGCTCGGGCTGCTCGCCGGCACGGCGCTCGGAGTGGCCGGCGCCGTGATGCAGGCCCTCACCCGCAACCCCCTCGCCGATCCCGGGCTGCTCGGCATCAACGCCGGCGCGTCCGCCGCCGTGGCCGTCGCCGCCACCTTCCTGGGCGTCACCGCCATCGGCGGGTACGTCTGGTTCGCGCTGCTCGGCGCCGCGCTCGTCACCGCGCTCGTGTACGCCGTGGGCGGCGGGCGCGGCGCGACCCCGGCCCGCCTCGCGCTGGCCGGCGCGGCGCTCAACGCCACCCTGTACTCCTTCGTGAGCGCGGTCATGCTGCTCGACACCGCCTCGCTGGACCGGCTGCGGTTCTGGACTGTCGGCTCGCTTGCCAGCGCGGACTCCGCGACCGTGACCCGGGTCGCGCCGTTCATCCTGGTCGGCCTGCTGGTCGCCCTCGCCGCCGCCCGCCCGCTGAACGCCCTCGCGCTCGGCGACGACGCGGCCCGCGCCCTGGGCGCTCGACCGGCCCTCATCCGGGGCGCCGTGATCGTCGCCGTCACCCTGCTCTGCGGCGCGGCGACCGCCGCCTGCGGCCCGATCGTCTTCGTCGGCCTGCTGGTGCCGCACCTGGTGCGCGCGCTGACCGGGCCCGACCTGCGCTGGCTGCTGCCGTACTGCGCGGTGCTCGCGCCGGCGCTGCTGCTCGGCGCCGACGTGCTGGGCCGGGTGCTCGGCCGGCCCGGTGAACTCCAGGTCGGCATGGTCACCGCCGTGCTGGGCGGCCCGCTCTTCCTCTGGCTTGTCAGCCGGGGACGGGTGGCGCACCCGTGA
- a CDS encoding FecCD family ABC transporter permease codes for MTVLRTPGGLSVRFRPRALAVGLGATVLAAGLGLVALGSGDYPMGPTDVLRALTGGGSVAEQFIVTELRLPRLVTALLVGAALALGGAVFQSLVRNPLGSPDILGFTQGASTGALVVVVVGGGSLALAGAAVVGGLATGLLIYALAWRRGVHGYRLVLVGIGVSAILTGVNGYLLTRAPLMDAARAVLWLTGSLDGRGWANAGPLLAVTAVLAPLVLVGCAPALRMMELGDDTASALGVPLRRLRLVLLASAVLLVSFAAAAAGPVSFVALVAPHVARRLTRAPGPNLLPSMALGAALLVGADLVAQRAFPGHQLPVGVVTGVLGGGYLVWLLAVERRAGRL; via the coding sequence ATGACCGTCCTCCGTACCCCCGGTGGGTTGTCGGTGCGGTTCCGCCCCCGCGCCCTGGCCGTCGGCCTCGGCGCGACGGTGCTCGCCGCCGGGCTCGGACTTGTCGCGTTGGGCAGCGGCGACTACCCGATGGGCCCGACCGACGTACTGCGCGCCCTGACCGGCGGCGGCAGCGTGGCCGAGCAGTTCATCGTGACCGAGCTGCGACTGCCCCGGCTGGTCACCGCCCTGCTCGTCGGCGCCGCGCTGGCGCTGGGCGGCGCGGTGTTCCAGTCACTGGTCCGCAACCCGCTGGGCAGCCCCGACATCCTCGGCTTCACCCAGGGCGCGTCGACAGGCGCGCTTGTGGTGGTCGTCGTGGGCGGCGGCAGCCTGGCCCTGGCCGGCGCCGCGGTCGTCGGCGGACTCGCCACCGGCCTGCTGATCTACGCGCTGGCCTGGCGGCGGGGCGTGCACGGCTACCGACTCGTCCTGGTCGGCATCGGCGTCTCCGCGATCCTCACCGGCGTCAACGGCTACCTGCTGACCCGGGCCCCGCTGATGGACGCCGCCCGCGCGGTGCTCTGGCTCACCGGCAGCCTGGACGGGCGGGGCTGGGCCAACGCCGGGCCGCTGCTCGCCGTCACCGCCGTGCTCGCGCCGCTCGTGCTCGTCGGCTGCGCCCCGGCGCTGCGAATGATGGAGCTGGGCGACGACACCGCGAGCGCGCTCGGCGTGCCGCTACGCCGGCTGCGCCTGGTGCTGCTCGCCTCGGCGGTGCTGCTTGTCTCCTTCGCGGCGGCGGCCGCCGGCCCGGTGTCGTTCGTGGCGCTCGTCGCGCCGCACGTGGCCAGGCGGCTGACCCGGGCGCCCGGCCCGAACCTGCTGCCGTCGATGGCGCTCGGCGCGGCGCTGCTCGTCGGCGCCGACCTGGTGGCCCAGCGCGCGTTTCCCGGGCACCAGCTTCCGGTCGGCGTGGTGACCGGAGTGCTCGGCGGCGGCTACCTGGTCTGGCTGCTTGCCGTCGAACGCCGGGCGGGTCGACTGTGA
- a CDS encoding ABC transporter ATP-binding protein, whose amino-acid sequence MTSRLGGTALTLAYDRRTISEDLTVAVPDRSFTVIIGPNACGKSTLLRALSRMLRPSAGTVLLDGRDIHDLPARKVARTLGLLPQSSIAPDGIGVAELVARGRYPHQGLLRQWSREDERIVDESMAATGVADLADRPVDELSGGQRQRVWIAMALAQQTPLLLLDEPTTYLDIAHQIEILDLCARLHEEQGRTLVAVLHDLNHAARYATHLIAMRDGRVVAAGDPREIVTADLVAEVFGLPCRVIDDPETGTPLVVPAARRRTSEPA is encoded by the coding sequence ATGACGTCCCGCCTCGGCGGCACCGCGCTGACCCTCGCCTACGATCGACGCACCATCTCCGAGGACCTGACGGTGGCCGTGCCCGACCGGTCGTTCACGGTGATCATCGGGCCGAACGCGTGCGGCAAGTCGACGCTGCTGCGCGCGCTGTCGCGGATGCTGCGCCCCAGCGCCGGCACGGTGCTGCTCGACGGTCGGGACATCCACGACCTGCCCGCCCGCAAGGTGGCCCGCACACTCGGCCTGCTGCCGCAGTCGTCGATCGCGCCGGACGGGATCGGCGTCGCCGAGCTGGTCGCCCGGGGCCGCTACCCCCACCAGGGTCTGCTGCGGCAGTGGTCACGTGAGGACGAGCGGATCGTCGACGAGTCGATGGCCGCCACCGGGGTCGCCGACCTCGCCGACCGGCCGGTGGACGAGCTGTCCGGCGGCCAGCGGCAGCGCGTCTGGATCGCCATGGCGCTGGCCCAGCAGACCCCGCTGCTGCTCCTCGACGAACCGACGACGTACCTCGACATCGCCCACCAGATCGAGATCCTCGACCTGTGCGCCCGGCTGCACGAGGAGCAGGGCCGCACGCTCGTCGCGGTGCTGCACGACCTCAACCACGCCGCCAGGTACGCCACCCACCTCATCGCGATGCGCGACGGACGGGTGGTCGCCGCCGGGGACCCCCGCGAGATCGTCACCGCCGACCTGGTCGCCGAGGTGTTCGGGCTGCCCTGCCGGGTGATCGACGACCCGGAGACCGGCACCCCGCTTGTCGTCCCGGCCGCCCGCCGTCGCACGAGCGAGCCGGCATGA
- a CDS encoding penicillin acylase family protein, translating to MRPGTFRDPWGVPHVRAADPLALAAAQGRVTAYDRTWQIEVERHRSAGTSAAFLGVDALDWDRFARQVRLDDTARRCHANLDEATAEWVGAYVDGVNAGLAAGAARSPEFAATGLAPGRWEPWTPLAVWLGHHILFAGFPGKLWREHVAQRLGPSAIEAFATDGPAVAGSNGWLLAAERTGTGGALLAGDPHRFIEDPGVYQQIRLACPEYDVVGLAVPGVPGIAHFGHTGTVAWAITNAMADYQDVYAERLRRHGTRVQALGPDGWREAHVHVETIEVAGADPVRVEVVETGRGPVIARGPDDETAVSLRYPPRVRGELGFAALPELLRARRVSDVDEALRHWVEPVNVVQAADTGGGLLHRVAGVVPRRHSDNGRRVVPAWEAAYAWRGWHAPLPRAEVTGRAVMANERGLAAPLGVEFAPPHRARRITELLDAGRNWTAEQMAVVHTDTHLGSAGPLLTVLGGLTGLGPAAAALRDRLLLWDRRMTADSTDAADFALLRAAVVRRIASHPALAALAEPPAYPEVFAPWLALTPRVGYALEHLLGGTSLPGLDAAAAVRAAAEEVADAADSPVRWGDLHRLAPWRALPDPDAAPGPRLDGDHDCVLATSGVAGVTHRCFRGPAARFVWDLARRQDSRWVVPLGACGVPGDPHHDDQQAAWLAGDLLPVTTDWDRLTEESDEH from the coding sequence ATGAGGCCGGGGACCTTCCGCGACCCGTGGGGCGTCCCGCACGTACGCGCCGCCGACCCGCTCGCCCTCGCGGCGGCGCAGGGCCGGGTGACCGCGTACGACCGAACGTGGCAGATCGAGGTCGAACGACACCGGTCGGCGGGCACCAGCGCGGCCTTCCTCGGCGTCGACGCGCTCGACTGGGACCGCTTCGCGCGCCAGGTCCGGCTCGACGACACCGCCCGCCGCTGCCACGCCAACCTCGACGAGGCGACAGCCGAGTGGGTGGGCGCGTACGTGGACGGGGTGAACGCCGGCCTCGCCGCCGGGGCGGCCCGATCACCGGAGTTCGCCGCCACCGGGCTGGCCCCGGGCCGGTGGGAGCCGTGGACGCCCCTCGCCGTGTGGCTGGGGCACCACATCCTGTTCGCCGGGTTCCCCGGCAAGCTGTGGCGCGAGCACGTCGCGCAGCGTCTCGGCCCGTCGGCGATCGAGGCGTTCGCCACCGACGGGCCGGCCGTCGCCGGCAGCAACGGGTGGCTGCTGGCCGCCGAGCGCACCGGCACGGGCGGCGCGCTGCTCGCCGGCGACCCGCACCGGTTCATCGAGGATCCGGGCGTCTACCAGCAGATCCGGCTGGCCTGCCCGGAGTACGACGTGGTCGGGCTTGCCGTGCCCGGCGTGCCGGGCATCGCGCACTTCGGGCACACCGGAACGGTGGCGTGGGCGATCACCAACGCGATGGCCGACTACCAGGACGTCTACGCCGAGCGGTTGCGCCGGCACGGCACGCGGGTGCAGGCGCTCGGCCCGGACGGCTGGCGGGAGGCGCACGTCCACGTCGAGACGATCGAGGTGGCCGGCGCGGACCCGGTCCGGGTGGAGGTGGTGGAGACCGGCCGGGGGCCGGTGATCGCCCGTGGACCGGACGACGAGACCGCGGTGAGCCTGCGCTACCCGCCCCGGGTCCGCGGCGAGTTGGGCTTCGCGGCGTTACCGGAACTGCTGCGCGCCCGTAGGGTGTCCGATGTGGACGAGGCGTTGCGGCACTGGGTGGAGCCGGTCAACGTCGTGCAGGCGGCGGACACCGGCGGCGGGCTGCTGCACCGGGTCGCCGGAGTGGTGCCGCGGCGGCACTCCGACAACGGCCGACGGGTGGTCCCCGCCTGGGAGGCCGCGTACGCCTGGCGTGGTTGGCACGCCCCGCTGCCCCGCGCGGAGGTGACCGGCCGGGCGGTGATGGCCAACGAGCGCGGGCTGGCGGCGCCGCTCGGCGTCGAGTTCGCCCCGCCGCACCGGGCCCGCCGGATCACCGAGCTGCTCGACGCCGGCCGGAACTGGACGGCCGAACAGATGGCAGTCGTGCACACCGACACGCACCTCGGCTCGGCCGGGCCGCTGCTGACGGTGCTGGGCGGGCTGACCGGGCTCGGCCCGGCCGCCGCCGCGCTGCGCGACCGTCTGCTGCTCTGGGACCGGCGGATGACCGCCGACAGCACCGACGCGGCCGACTTCGCCCTCCTGCGGGCAGCCGTCGTACGACGGATCGCCTCCCACCCGGCCCTCGCCGCGCTGGCCGAGCCGCCCGCGTACCCCGAGGTGTTCGCGCCCTGGTTGGCGCTGACGCCGCGGGTCGGTTACGCGCTGGAGCACCTGCTCGGCGGCACGTCGCTGCCCGGCCTCGACGCGGCGGCGGCGGTCCGCGCGGCGGCCGAGGAGGTCGCGGACGCGGCGGACAGCCCGGTGCGCTGGGGTGACCTGCACCGGCTGGCCCCGTGGCGGGCGCTGCCCGACCCGGACGCCGCGCCCGGTCCCCGCCTCGACGGCGACCACGACTGCGTGCTGGCCACCTCAGGCGTGGCCGGCGTCACCCACCGGTGCTTCCGAGGGCCTGCGGCGCGGTTCGTCTGGGACCTGGCCCGACGCCAGGACAGCCGGTGGGTGGTCCCGCTGGGCGCCTGCGGCGTGCCCGGCGACCCGCACCACGACGACCAGCAGGCCGCGTGGCTGGCCGGCGACCTGTTGCCGGTGACCACCGACTGGGACCGCCTCACCGAGGAGTCGGATGAGCACTGA
- a CDS encoding GNAT family N-acetyltransferase, protein MSTDEPHYRRDVTGFGVVTVRPVRPDEDADLLHGWVTAERARFWGMRGASRERVREIYAYLDSLATHHAYLAHRDGVPVALVQTYEPGADPVGGCYEVLPGDVGVHLLIGPPVTAERGFTGALFGAILAFVFADPGRLRVVMEPDVRNDRMLRRLRRSGFRAGPVIDLPEKRALLHFLDRPAVAG, encoded by the coding sequence ATGAGCACTGACGAACCGCACTACCGGCGCGACGTCACCGGTTTCGGGGTGGTCACCGTGCGCCCGGTGCGCCCGGACGAGGACGCCGACCTGCTGCACGGCTGGGTCACTGCCGAACGCGCCCGGTTCTGGGGGATGCGCGGGGCCAGCCGCGAGCGGGTGCGCGAGATCTACGCGTACCTGGACTCGCTCGCCACCCACCACGCGTACCTGGCACACCGCGACGGCGTGCCGGTGGCGCTCGTGCAGACGTACGAGCCCGGGGCCGATCCGGTCGGCGGGTGCTACGAGGTGCTCCCCGGCGACGTGGGCGTCCACCTGCTCATCGGGCCGCCGGTGACCGCCGAGCGGGGTTTCACGGGCGCGCTGTTCGGCGCGATCCTGGCGTTCGTCTTCGCCGACCCGGGCCGGCTGCGGGTCGTCATGGAACCGGACGTCCGCAACGACCGGATGCTCCGACGGCTGCGGCGCAGCGGGTTCCGGGCCGGCCCGGTGATCGACCTGCCGGAGAAGCGCGCGCTCCTGCACTTCCTCGACCGGCCGGCGGTCGCCGGCTGA